One Aquarana catesbeiana isolate 2022-GZ linkage group LG06, ASM4218655v1, whole genome shotgun sequence genomic region harbors:
- the LOC141147536 gene encoding uncharacterized protein: MKHSIGIFSRSHKGDYAWLVTLFSSRDFSDCVQDVRSTVISNSGFHQFIDDASQCSLGIIYHTKNRGRVNITDIPGSLYDEELDSLNKLLGRDNVIVVIDDMEDSSHKEKIQILKLQPTIEKLARDLLLISKTEKNNTKSLMTKLRNLTASTSAVHGSSNHGGPDPHYGRHNLEETLTDTNKTKCKTEDSKPLHGDKSPNTKSTHEILIPRSSKSPEVSFSNEVPQTWNDCDGYEFMREISTPVGISEESQMTCSTTESCNNHHSKKMPSSIENLETLHISETENIYETPDTRINDKPKPQLHNQKTTAWYISENSETLPNNECQKDESLVTPLRDKCPKQISSQKSTESPSNNGKWSLVVDELKKNNKIKK, from the exons ATGAAACACTCAATTGGCATATTCTCCAGATCTCACAAAGGTGATTATGCCTGGCTGGTGACACTTTTCTCATCGAGGGACTTCAGCGATTGTGTTCAGGATGTGAGGTCCACCGTCATATCTAATAGTGGTTTTCATCAGTTTATTGATGATGCATCTCAGTGCTCTTTGGGGATTATATATCACACCAAAAACAGAGGACGAGTCAACATCACTGATATACCCGGATCACTTTACGACGAGGAACTGGACAGCCTGAATAAGTTACTtg GGAGAGACAATGTTATTGTGGTGATTGATGATATGGAGGACAGCAGCCACAAGGAGAAGATTCAGATCCTGAAGCTTCAGCCCACTATTGAGAAACTGGCCCGTGATTTGCTTCTCAtttcaaaaactgaaaaaaacaacacTAAAAGCCTAATGACAAAACTGAGAAACTTGACAGCTTCTACTTcag CGGTACATGGAAGCAGCAACCACGGAGGTCCTGATCCTCATTACGGCAGACACAATCTGGAGGAAACtctcacagacaccaataaaaCAAAGTGCAAAACTGAAGATTCAAAACCACTGCATGGTGACAAGAGTCCCAACACAAAATCAACACATGAGATTTTAATACCACGTAGCAGCAAGAGTCCAGAGGTATCATTCAGCAATGAGGTTCCTCAAACATGGAATGACTGTGATGGGTATGAGTTCATGAGGGAAATTTCAACACCAGTAGGCATCAGTGAGGAGTCTCAGATGACATGCAGCACTACAGAGTCCTGTAACAACCATCACAGTAAAAAAATGCCATCCAGTATTGAGAACTTAGAGACGTTGCACATCTCTGAGACTGAGAACATCTATGAGACTCCTGATACACGGATCAATGACAAACCTAAGCCACAGTTGCATAATCAAAAGACTACAGCTTGGTACATTTCAGAAAATTCAGAGACGCTGCCCAACAATGAATGCCAAAAGGATGAGAGCCTTGTCACACCATTAAGAGATAAGTGTCCTAAGCAAATATCTTCACAAAAAAGCACCGAAAGTCCGTCCAACAATGGGAAATGGTCTCTTGTGGTagatgaactaaaaaaaaacaataaaataaaaaaataa